Part of the Caulobacter sp. SL161 genome is shown below.
GATGGACAAGCAGGGGGTCAAGCGGATCGACGATCTGGTCAAGCTCACCCCCGGACTGGACCTGCAGCGTGGGCCTACGGGATCCAACAACATCTCGATCCGCGGCATCACCTCGAACGCCGGCGCGGCCACGACCGGGGTCTATATCGACGACACGCCGATCCAGGTTCGCAATCTGGGCTACGGCTCGGGGACGGCGTTCCCGCAGGTCTTTGATCTGGAGCGCGTCGAGGTGCTGCGCGGTCCCCAGGGCACCTTGTTCGGCGCCGGGTCGCAGGGCGGCACGGTGCGCTTCATCCAGACCTCGCCGAGCCTCGATACATTCTCGACCTTGGCGCGGGTCGAAGGCGCCAAGACGGCGAAGGGCGACAACAGTTATGAGGCCGGCGTGGCCATTGGCGGTCCGATCGTCGCCGACAAGCTGGGCTTCCGCGCCAGCGTCTCGTATCGCCGAGACGGTGGTTATGTCGACGCTCTGACCGGCGATCTCGATTTTGCCCGTGACAGCAGCGGTGCGGTGCTGCCCAGGCCCACCACGGCTGCGGGATTTGACAGCAACATCGTCCTGAAGAACGCGACTGTCGTCGAGAAGGACGCCAACTGGAACGACGTCTGGAACGCGCGCTTGGCGTTCAAGCTGGCGGCGACCGACGCCATCACCCTGACGCCTTCGCTGAGCTATCAGAAGCGCAGGACCAATGACGGGGGCGACAGCTACTGGACGTCCCTGTCGCGCGATGGCGACTACAAGCGCGTGCGCTTCGCCCAGTCCCTGGGCTCGACGGCGGGGCTGCTCAAGCTGGACGTGCCTGACAGCGCCGAGGGCGACGAGCGGTTCTATCTGGCCAGCCTGGGCGCCAACTGGGATCTGGGCAAGTTCGAGGCCGTGTCGAGCACCTCGTTCTTCGATCGTAAGAGCGCCCAGAACCTGGACTGGACGCGTCTGGACGCCTTGCAGTTCGCGTTCGTCCTGCTGCCCACGCGCGGCTATCAGGCCGTGTCGCGCTACGAGGTCGCGCAGAAGAATTTCGTGCAGGAAGTGCGGCTGCAATCGGCTGACCCCAACGCGCGTCTGCGCTTCGTCGCCGGCGGCTTCTTCTCGCACAATGAACAGAAGGCCGACCAGTCGATCCTCAACAACTTCCTCTCCAGCCTGCCGGTGGTGGGTCTTGGGGTCGCGGGTGGAACGCCGTTCGGCGCCGGGTCGACGGCCCTGCAAAACATGTTCGGCGTCGATTCACCGGACGGAGTGAACTATTGGGAAAGCCGCAAGGCGGTGGATACCCAGTGGGCCGGCTTCACGCAGGCCGACTTCAAGGTCACCGAGAAGTTGACCCTGACCGGGGGCTTGCGCGTTTCCTACAACAAGCTCGTCTACGATGCGGAGTTCGGCGGCCCGCTGAACAATCTGAACGCTCCGGGCGGCGCGCCTTGCCCGACCGGTGTCACGTGCGCCTTGGGCAAGGCCCCCTTCACGCCGGCCTACCCGTCCACCAAGGACTATAAGGTCTCCGAAACAGCGGTGACGCCGAAGCTGAGCCTCGGCTACCAGGCCACCAGCGACAACCTCTTCTACGCCAGCGCCGCCAAGGGCTTCCGGCCTGCAGGCGTGTCGCCCAAGTTGCCGCCGTTCTGCAATGTGGACCTGAACAACCTGGGCTATATCGATAGCAGCGGCGCGCCCAACCAGCCGCTGACGTTCAAGTCCGACACCGTCTGGAGCTATGAAGTCGGCTCGAAGAACCGGTTCCTGGGTGGCGCCCTGACCGTCGACGCCAGCGCTTTCCAGATCAACTGGAAGGGCATCCAGAGCCAGGTGTTCTTGCCCACCTGTTTCTACGACTTTGTCGACAATCTGGGCGACGCGACCGCCAGGGGTTTCGACATTGCGGTCCAGGCCCGTCCGATCCAGGGGCTGACCCTTTCGGGCTCGGTGGGATACACCAAGAGCTCCTTCGATCACGACGCGCGCACGCCGGGCGGTATCGTGTTCGTCAGCGAAGGCAGCGCCATCCAGCCGGATATGGCCCCCTGGAACGTCAATCTTTCGGCCCAGTACGAGTTCTCGAAGTACTATATCCGCGCCGACTACACCTACACAGACAAGCGGCGCCCTCAAGGCGCGACGGACCCGGCGTCTCCGAACTACAATCCGCTCCGCAAGCCCGCTGCGGCCTTCGACCTCGTGAACGCCCGGGTGGGCGGCTACTTCGGTGACGCGGACGTCTCGCTCTTCGTCAACAACCTGACCAATGATCATCCGTCTTTGGGCAAGCAGCCCGACCGGTTCGCGTTCGACCAGGTCTGGATCGATACGACGGTGCGTCCCCGCACGCTTGGCGTCACGGTCACTTACCGCCGCTAGGACGCTGCGGCTCTCCGCCACGTCGGAAAACCTAAACTTGCAAGGGGCGCGAGCAATCGCGCCCCTTTTCTTTTGCGCTCGGACGACAGCGCGTATTTTGGGCTCAGGCGCCCCGCAAACGGTCAGTAACAGGACGGATTGCTTTGTTTTTTCGTTGAAAGACGTGTTCAATTGTCTCTGCGACAGGCCTCGTCGATCAATGAGCGAGGGCGGCGCTGAGGGAGGTCACCAAACGTGAAGGTGCACTTCGACATTACTGCGGCGATGATGGATCGCTCGCTCGTGCAGGGGGTGGCGGATCTTATCACGTCGCTCAACACGCCTTCGTTCGAGACCGAGCTGGCCGATCTCGTGGCGGCGGCGACGGGCTTTGACAGCATGGTAATGGTCGCGCTTTTCGAGCGCGGTGGTATCCGCCCGCTGTTCAACAATCTGTCCCAAGCGGATCTCGTGCGCACCCTGGAGCCGTATCTGGCCGGGGCCTACCTGATCGACCCCTGGTACAACATGGCGCTGGCGGGCGCGCCCAACGGCCTCTATCGGCTGTCGGACATCGCGCCCGATGATTTCGAGCGCTCGGACTATTACCGGGAGTATTACGCCGGGATCGGCTTGCACGATGAGTGCGTGTTGCTCGTGAAGCTGTCGGCCGGAGCCTGGGCCCTGCTGTCCTTTGGCGCCCGGGTCGGCCCGCCGCGCTCTGAGAGCCTTGAAAGGCTTCAGCAGATCGCGCCCTGCCTCATAGCGCTTTGCGAGCGGCACTGGAGCAATCTGGTGATCGACGACGCGCCCGAGGTCAGCCTGGAGAGCCTCTGCCTGGCCAAGGGGCTGAGCAAGCGCGAGGTCGAGGTGATCGGTCTGTTGTTGCGCGGCTACTCCAACAAGCTGATCGCGCGGGAAATGGACATCAGCCCCGAGACCGTGAAGGTCTACCGCAAGCGCATCAACAAGAAGCTGGGCACTTCCTCCGCGCGGGAGGTGTTCGCCAGCTTCTTCAGTTCGCCGTCGAACGGCGTGGCGCTTGGCCACGCCGCCTAAAGCCTATCGGGTTTAGATGGAACCACCTAAACTCGATAAACAGGATTTAAAGTCAGATATTTAGAGCCCTTCGATCAAGCAGTCGGATAGAAGGGCTCTGCTGTAGAGGGGCGACTACGGGCGAACGACGCCGGCGTCGTACACGACCTTGCCGCCGATCATGGTCATAAGAACCTTGGTCTTGGAGACCTCGGAGACCGGAACGGTCATCACATTGCGATCCAGGACGATAAGGTCCGCCAGCTTGCCCACTTCCAGAGAGCCGGTGGTCTTGTCCTGGTGAACCTGCCAGGAGCTGTTGTAGGTGATCGACCGCAAGGCTTGCGCCCTTGTCAAACCGGGCGCGCTATTGAGGCGTCCCGCGAACTCGTCGCCGTAGGTTCCATCACCGGCCCGCGTCATCGACGCCTGCAGCGCCAGCCAATAGTTCAGGCGGTCGACAGGCCAGTCGCTCCCATAGGCGAGGGTGGCGCCGGCGGCCTGCAGCTTGTCGAACGGCTCCATGCGTTCAAAGCGCTCCGGCCCCAGGTAGTTCTTGGCGCCGGTCACCGAGTTCGGCGCCGGAATGGACCATTGGTAGGACATGACCGGCGCGACGTTCAGCGCCTTGAAGCGCGGATAGTCAGCCGGCTCGACCAGCTCAGTGTGGGCGATGGCGGGGCGTATATCGAGGCCGGGGTGGGCTTGGCGCAGCGCTTCATAGCCATCCAGGGCCACGCGCACGGCGCCGTCGCCGATCGCGTGGATATGGGGGTTGAGGCCGGCCTCGCCGAGAGCCAGCAGCATGGGCTTCAGTTGAGCGGGCGAGGTGTAGAGCTCACCGAGATGTTCTCCCGGCCCCCAGACCGGATGCGCATCGTCGCCATGATTGGTCCAGTAGGGCTCGGTCAGGCGAGCGGTCTGGGCGGGGGCCTGAATGACGCCGTCGAGGAACATCTTGGCGGTGTCGACCCGAAGGGTAGGGGCCGTGCCGGCGGAAGGGTCGTCATACCGGGCGCGCAGGGTCTTGAGCCATGCGACCGTCTCGGCCGGCGCCTCGACACGCGTGGTTCCCAGGAACATCGCCGCGTGGACGCGGGCGGTCATAGCGCCTTCGGCCGCGAGCTTCTTGTAGATCTCAAGGCTCGGTTCCGAGGCCGCAGCATCCAGTAGCGAGGTCACCCCGTGCGAGGCCAGATACTTGAAGGCGGCGCGCCCGTCTTCGAGAGCGTCTTGCTCGGTCGGCGCCGGCAGCTTCCGGCCGATCAGATCGCCGGCGCCATCTTCCAGGATTCCGGTGGCGCGGCCTGCGCCGTCCCGGACGATCTTTCCGCCCGGGGGATTGGGGGTCTTGTCGTCGATCTCCGCCAACGCCAGAGCCCTGGAATTGAGCAGGATCGAGTGGCCATCGCGATTGCGGACAACCACCGGCCGCTTGGTGCGCAGGCGGTCCAGAGTGGCGGCGGTCGGATTGACGCCCTTGGGCCGCATGAACTGTCGATACCAGCCGCCAACGACGAGGATGTCGTCGTCGCCGGCCTTGGCCTTGTCGAGACAGGCCTGAATCCGTTCAAGGAACTCAGCCTCGGTCAGCGGCAGGTAGTCGAGATTGCAGGCGCGTTGTGAGCTTCCCCCGGCAAGCGGGTGGCTGTGTCCGTCGACCAAGCCCGGCATCAACATGCGCCCCTTCAGGTCGACATTGCGTGTCTTCGGCCCGACATGTTTGGCGACGGCGGCGTTCGAGCCGACGAAGACGATCTTGCCATCGCGAACCGCCAACGCCTGCTGG
Proteins encoded:
- a CDS encoding helix-turn-helix transcriptional regulator, whose amino-acid sequence is MKVHFDITAAMMDRSLVQGVADLITSLNTPSFETELADLVAAATGFDSMVMVALFERGGIRPLFNNLSQADLVRTLEPYLAGAYLIDPWYNMALAGAPNGLYRLSDIAPDDFERSDYYREYYAGIGLHDECVLLVKLSAGAWALLSFGARVGPPRSESLERLQQIAPCLIALCERHWSNLVIDDAPEVSLESLCLAKGLSKREVEVIGLLLRGYSNKLIAREMDISPETVKVYRKRINKKLGTSSAREVFASFFSSPSNGVALGHAA
- a CDS encoding TonB-dependent receptor — protein: MAVSVAAFGEEQMDKQGVKRIDDLVKLTPGLDLQRGPTGSNNISIRGITSNAGAATTGVYIDDTPIQVRNLGYGSGTAFPQVFDLERVEVLRGPQGTLFGAGSQGGTVRFIQTSPSLDTFSTLARVEGAKTAKGDNSYEAGVAIGGPIVADKLGFRASVSYRRDGGYVDALTGDLDFARDSSGAVLPRPTTAAGFDSNIVLKNATVVEKDANWNDVWNARLAFKLAATDAITLTPSLSYQKRRTNDGGDSYWTSLSRDGDYKRVRFAQSLGSTAGLLKLDVPDSAEGDERFYLASLGANWDLGKFEAVSSTSFFDRKSAQNLDWTRLDALQFAFVLLPTRGYQAVSRYEVAQKNFVQEVRLQSADPNARLRFVAGGFFSHNEQKADQSILNNFLSSLPVVGLGVAGGTPFGAGSTALQNMFGVDSPDGVNYWESRKAVDTQWAGFTQADFKVTEKLTLTGGLRVSYNKLVYDAEFGGPLNNLNAPGGAPCPTGVTCALGKAPFTPAYPSTKDYKVSETAVTPKLSLGYQATSDNLFYASAAKGFRPAGVSPKLPPFCNVDLNNLGYIDSSGAPNQPLTFKSDTVWSYEVGSKNRFLGGALTVDASAFQINWKGIQSQVFLPTCFYDFVDNLGDATARGFDIAVQARPIQGLTLSGSVGYTKSSFDHDARTPGGIVFVSEGSAIQPDMAPWNVNLSAQYEFSKYYIRADYTYTDKRRPQGATDPASPNYNPLRKPAAAFDLVNARVGGYFGDADVSLFVNNLTNDHPSLGKQPDRFAFDQVWIDTTVRPRTLGVTVTYRR
- a CDS encoding amidohydrolase yields the protein MRRRTLALSAMLLLSAASTALAQSATPADTVFRNGYVYTVDGKDSVQQALAVRDGKIVFVGSNAAVAKHVGPKTRNVDLKGRMLMPGLVDGHSHPLAGGSSQRACNLDYLPLTEAEFLERIQACLDKAKAGDDDILVVGGWYRQFMRPKGVNPTAATLDRLRTKRPVVVRNRDGHSILLNSRALALAEIDDKTPNPPGGKIVRDGAGRATGILEDGAGDLIGRKLPAPTEQDALEDGRAAFKYLASHGVTSLLDAAASEPSLEIYKKLAAEGAMTARVHAAMFLGTTRVEAPAETVAWLKTLRARYDDPSAGTAPTLRVDTAKMFLDGVIQAPAQTARLTEPYWTNHGDDAHPVWGPGEHLGELYTSPAQLKPMLLALGEAGLNPHIHAIGDGAVRVALDGYEALRQAHPGLDIRPAIAHTELVEPADYPRFKALNVAPVMSYQWSIPAPNSVTGAKNYLGPERFERMEPFDKLQAAGATLAYGSDWPVDRLNYWLALQASMTRAGDGTYGDEFAGRLNSAPGLTRAQALRSITYNSSWQVHQDKTTGSLEVGKLADLIVLDRNVMTVPVSEVSKTKVLMTMIGGKVVYDAGVVRP